In Osmerus eperlanus chromosome 4, fOsmEpe2.1, whole genome shotgun sequence, the sequence TACCCTCCTCGCCTGCCTCCTCGCCACCAGCAGGATGCGACAGTAGGTGAAGCAGATTGCGCTAGAGGGCAGAAGGAAAGTGAGGACGGATGCCACCACGGCGAAGGGCAGCGTGACTTTCGGCCGACACTGGAAGGACAAGCGCCCGGAAGTAGACACCAATTCCCTGAAGTAGGATTCCGGGTAGAGAGCCCTCAGCTCCAGAGGGGTACTGATGTTGGTGCTGGTAGCAGACTGCCCCAAGCTGTGCCAGTTCATCTtgatggagaggaaggaggccagggctgccaggccccaggcccctcccaccAGCAGCAGAGCTCTTGGAGGGGTCATCCTCTGCTTGTAGCGTAGAGGTGAGATGATGAGCAGGTAGCGGTCCAGGCTAATCACGCACAGGTTGAGAATAGAGGCGCTGCAGCACATGACATCGAAGCTTTGCCACACCGGACAGAAGCCCGGCCAGAGCACCCAGGCGCCGCACAACACGTTCAGCATGGCAGGGGGCATGACCACTAGCGCCACCATCAGGTCAGAAAGGAAGAGCGACACCAGGAAGCAGTTAGAGGTGCAGCGCAAGGAACGCTGGGTGAAGACCAGGGTGATAAGGAGCGTGTTTCCACAGGCAGTCATCAGTATGATGAGGGACAGTACGCTCGCTAGCAGCCAGGGACCGCTTCCACTGATGCACCATGCACTACTGCTGGAGGAGCTACCATTGTAGCTCCCTGAAGACAAGACATCCACACCTGTCACGGCTCCAGCTCCCTCTAATCCAGATGAGGTTGAGTTGCCCATAGTGATGGCTGACATCAGTTGAAACGGGATCAAGGTCCTGGGTGCTTCTGGTGGTGGAAGAACGGCTTGAACTGACGTGACCACGCACAGGGAGGCAAGTCAGCGGTGAAGCCTTCCAAAGCTATGCTCCTACTTTTCTTGAGAGTGGATAAAAAATAAGCGGAGACGAAAGGGTCTTGTCTAGAGATGTTGTTCACTACTCAACACCGTGTCCCACCCAGGGTGGCATGGCTCTCCTGACTGTAAAACTCCAGGTGTCCTGCCGCCACCGTAATCAGAAGTACCAGCCgtgtttccatctctccatcctgtcatccAGTACTGCCTCTCCCCAGCTTGGAACCGGAGTGAGCAATTCTGTGACTGTCAGTGAATTTCAAAGCTGCGTGTCATGATGTCACTCACTGGGGGAGGGTAAATGGGGAGCTGGGCAAATGGGCTCTAAGCTTTTCAGAGGAAAGGCAGTTGGAAGACATAATAGGTGAAATCGTACATTTATCTATATGTATTCATTGGCAAGGTCATTCTTTATACACAACACATGTATGTGTATAACTTAATAATGAATTGATCTCAGATTTCTTTTAACGCTGGGTTTAATGGGttttaaaacaaacaacattGTACGGATGTGAATTCCAAGCAAGACTCTGGTTTCAAGTGTGTACAGGTATACTGGTTGGTATAGTGCTGCCTTTAACTCCCCCGCTCCAGCTAATCCGTGTGTCGGCCACTTCAGCGTGCCTCCCCAGCCAGAGCGCTCGTTTCTTAGAGAAGGCGCGTGTCTGAGCATTGAGCCGCTAATACATGCCGGTGCACAATCACAGCCTGGCAACGCAAATTTATTGTCAATTCTTTGTCAAAGCAAAATCGGTGGTGTTGGTGCTTTACTTCCACACTGCTGTGTGGTTTTAGATGTTGggcatttaaaatatatattttatgaaAGGTACTTTTGGAGTCCAGATTTCTTTGTTATGgatattttatttaaattttcatttatttttgatATGGccgttttttggggggagtgtcAAACTGTTATTAGACTGATTTGCTGTATTGTAATTTTGATTAATTGAATGCAGCATACAATTACTCTATATTTAATAATAACCTCCACAACAGACATGAGCAACAATCAAGACTGAGAACATTGTGTATTAAATAAGTATGTAGATTATGTGACACTGTTTTAATTGGCTTCATAGTCAAGGCAAATTTGAGTGCTCAGTTGGAGGGCACTTGATTGCCAATAAGCACTTACGACATGAAGCTGTGGAGTGAATTGTCTTTCATTCTAGGTGTTTGTCTGCACAAATTACCCATTTTATTAGAAATCACTGTATGAATGACACCGAGGATTTGATACTAAATATAATAGCATTTTAGCATGTAGAAAAAAAGACCCAATATTCATGATTTTatgttttattaaataaaaacagATTCAGTTTGATTAGGGCATATACACATCATAATTGAGTTCAAATGAAAGTTCAGTTAACAGACACAGGCTAAATAAAGAAGAGTGCAAGAGATGGCCACCACAGAATTTGAGAGAATAGACGACAGTGCTTGATGACATGCCGTTACTGCTCCTATGGATGAAGTAAAGAGaatcacactcacaaacatgtaCTTTAAGAGCTAGCCGTTCTCGTGTGTCATTGAGTTCTTATAATGAACCAACCTTGGTTCTGTGTTGTAGATATTGGGATCTCAAATCATTTTGGCAGTTTGAATAGGCCATCCCAAGGCCCCCACCTAATCCAAATGCAATTGGCCATGTGTGTCCTGTTGGAAGAAAAAATGGTTTTTAGACATTTAATAAGGTTAGAAAATGAACCACACCCACCAATAACGCCACTAACACTTTTAACTCAACTGTGTTTAGCGCCCATTTAATTATCGTCTTGAAGTTTGCCAATGATTCATTACTTATTGATACACACTCACGTTTGAAGAATACGACTGAAAATACGATTCCAAGGCCCAGACCAGCACCTATGAGGAACAGAGTTCTGCATTATACTTGAGAATGAGCCATAATAATTGCATCACTTGTAGCTAACTGCTTAACACTGCTAACTTTGAGACACACTTCAAATAACATTGTTCACAGAGCCAACAGTATCGCAAAGCAGTTGATCTCTGGACATGTAGCTAGCAAGCTACAAAATACATCCCATATTGTAACCAGCAATAATGCCAGGCGGCAAGTATTGCCAGTTTTTTGTATAGGTCTAGCTGTCCTGGATCAATTTAGCGAGCTAGGATTCCAAAGAACGCCAGAGTGCGCAGTGGTTTCGCTAGCTAAATATCTGGACAGCAGAAGTCGTGTCCTTAAGTAGACCTCTGGCATACGACATACAGCCTAGCCAAAGTAGCGTCACACAAGTGACAGTAGCAACGAGTGGTTAAAAACAGCATATATATTTCCTGTACAATGCCTTTATTCATATAACATTCATAAACATTAGAATTTACCAAGTTTGACCACGCTATCTGCAATGCATTGGTCCAACTTCTTTCCAAGCTCCTTTTCAGACATGACTAGCTTGTTCTATCTAGACTAAAAACGTCAAGTCTGGCCACGACTACCGGTCAACGAATTTGCCGTCCTCTGTAAAGCCTCGCGATAAGTCGTATAGAGGTGAGAAAAGTCGCCTCCTAGCGACTTAACTGGGAATAAACCGTCTACTGTAAAAAAGACACTGGACATACCATGGAATGTAACTTCAATGAAAAGCGTTTATTTGACACATTAAACCAATACATTTGCTCACGATCTTTCAAGCCAATATAAGACAGTTTACCTGAGATGACATTACATGCCTTGATAAAAATGTGCTTCTATATGGGATTGTAAAAAGAGGAATTACGGTTGGAGATTGAACATGAAGATTACAGCTGTTAGGAGAACCTTTAGGATATAAAAGCATGGACACTTGACTATGAACACTAGAAACAGCAAGCTCATAGCAAAGAAATAACTACAAACTAATCCAGGTAATGTATCCTCCAATTCATAA encodes:
- the micos10 gene encoding MICOS complex subunit MIC10, yielding MSEKELGKKLDQCIADSVVKLGAGLGLGIVFSVVFFKRHTWPIAFGLGGGLGMAYSNCQNDLRSQYLQHRTKEQ
- the htr6 gene encoding 5-hydroxytryptamine receptor 6, whose protein sequence is MSAITMGNSTSSGLEGAGAVTGVDVLSSGSYNGSSSSSSAWCISGSGPWLLASVLSLIILMTACGNTLLITLVFTQRSLRCTSNCFLVSLFLSDLMVALVVMPPAMLNVLCGAWVLWPGFCPVWQSFDVMCCSASILNLCVISLDRYLLIISPLRYKQRMTPPRALLLVGGAWGLAALASFLSIKMNWHSLGQSATSTNISTPLELRALYPESYFRELVSTSGRLSFQCRPKVTLPFAVVASVLTFLLPSSAICFTYCRILLVARRQARRVAALSHPPYPYHSPREPSRPPTPGGMALHGEDYSHPEPPVSRNVPLSVNSERRLAHRQGRRALKASLTLGVLLGLFFGAWLPFFITNMAQVLCPKCVPPALFEAMTWLGYCNSTMNPIIYPLFMRDFKRAFGRLLPCCPSHSPRRPSPALSLSLRNSGEPNLATEPPSLASDPPQPPATATDAVNLFDAEHAGMELPLLLPNQVDTLD